The following is a genomic window from Fervidobacterium sp..
CCTCTTTGTAATATTAGTTTACACAATAGCATTCGCATTTAGGAGGGAAGGTAAATGAATCAGAGAAATTCAGACTTTACTGAAGTTGTCATAGAAATAAAAGACCTCAGCGCATATTATGGACCGAAGAAAGCGGTGAAAAATGCCAATCTAAAAGTATACAAAAATAAAATCACAGCAATAATGGGACCATCTGGTTGTGGAAAATCTACACTTTTAAGAAGTATTAACAGGATAAATGATTTGCTTCCAGATTTTAGAGTCGAGGGCGAGATACTCTTCCATGGGAAAAACATATACGACAAAGATATAGATATTTACACCCTTAGAAGGAGAATAGGGATGGTTTTCCAAAAGCCAACCCCCTTCCCAATGTCTATATATGATAATATTGCTTATGGACTGAAACTTATCGGTGTAAATGACAAAAAGGAGATCAAAGAAAAGGTTAAATGGGCTCTTGAAAAGGCAGCACTTTGGGGAGAAGTTAAAGATGAACTTGAAAAGAATGCTACGAGACTTTCTGGTGGTCAACAACAGAGACTGTGTATCGCAAGGGCAATAGCAATAGAACCAGAAGTTATCTTGTTTGACGAACCAACAAGTGCTCTCGACCCTGTTGCAACACAGAAAATTGAAAGTCTAATTGAAGAGTTAGCTTCTGAGTTCACCATAATAATAGTGACACATAACATAGGTCAAGCTTCGAGAATATCGGACTACACTGTCTTTATGTACCAAGGTGAAATTATTGAACAAAACTTCACTGCTGAAATTCTAAGAAATCCACAGCACGAAATTACCCAACAATTCCTAAGTGGTAGAATAGGATAATTTGATTGACATAATTAAGGAGGGCAATAATCATGGTCGAACAAAGACACCATTTTGAAAAAGAATTTTCATTGCTTAGAGCTGAACTTGTAAAAATGGTTTCGCTTGTTAGTGACGCGGTAGATATGTCATCCAAAGCATTTGAAAATTTGGATAAGAGCTTAGCTAAGAAAGTAATAGAACTTGACGATGAAATAGATAATCTAAACAGAGAGATAGAAAACTTAGTTTACGAAATTATCGCAAGATTTAACCCTCTGGGAAAAGACCTTAGGTACGTTGTTGCGGCTATGAAGCTTGCAAACAACCTTGAAAGAATTGCTGATCACGCCTGCAATTTTGCTGAAAGAACTGTTTGGATTACAGATAATCTTCCTGATTTTCAGCCTTCTTTGTTGATAAAAGAAATGTTTGGAGTTGTAATCAACATGTTACAAAAGACCGTTATAGCCTTTTCAAGAAGGGACATAAACTTAGCAATTGAAACCTGGAAAGCAGACGATATCGTTGACGGACTTGACAAAAGAATTACAACCGAAATTGAAAACATTGAACCTCACACACTTGTTTTGTATGTACTTTTCTCAAGGGACTTAGAACGTATAGCAGACCATCTTACAAATGTGTGCGAAGAAATTGTTTTCATCGAAACTGGTAAGGAGTTGAGGAGTTATCTATGAAGATCCTCATTGTTGAAGATGAACGAATTTTAGCTGAAAGCTTACAGAAAGCATTAAAGACTGAAGGTTTTGACGCAGATGTTGTGCATGGCATAAATGACATGTACAGAAAGCTTGAAAACAACGAATACGACTTATTGTTATTAGACCTCATGTTACCTGATGGTAATGCAATAAACGAGGTTCAAACAATAAGAAACGAATTTCCGGAAACAGGTATCATAATTATCTCTGCAAAAAACACGGATATAGATAAGATCCTTGGAATCGAACTCGGTGCGGATGACTATGTTGGTAAACCGTTCAACCCGAGGGAAGTTGTTGCCCGTGTAAAAGCTTATTTCAGAAGAACAAAAGGCATCAAAGAAGTAATTAGATATGGCAAATTGGAGATCTATCCAAGTGATTATGTAGTCACATACAACGGACAACCTGTAGAACTAACATCAAAAGAATTTGAAATCCTTAGATTGCTCGCTCAAAGACCAGATAGAGTCTTTTCAAGGGAAGAAATTCTTGAAGCAGTTTGGACTGATGAATTTGAGGTATTTGATAGAGTAGTAGATGTACATATAAACAGTTTGAGAAAGAAACTCGGCAAAAACTGGATCGTTACAGTCAGGGGAGTAGGGTATAAATTTTCAAAAAAAGGTGATACACAGGTGAGTGAGAATGAATGAAAAAACGTTGGAATTCTTACTTGATAACATAGATGAATGCGTTTTCATGCTTGAAGGAACTACAATTGTCTATGAAAACAAATTATCAAGAGAATACTTCGGTGAGAGCGTAGGCTCAAATGTATTTGACTTTCTTATATTTGAAAAGTCAACAGTGTTGGTTGATGCTATTCACAGTAAGAAATCAAACAGTTTTGAAGCGAAAATATTCTTAAACAAAAAAGGCGGATGGCATGATTTTCTTGTTAAATACTTAGCACATATAAATACATTAATTTTGAAAGATCTTACATTTTTGAAAAACGTTGAAGAGGCAAAAATCAACATGTCAGTTCTCATATCACACGAGCTCAAAAATCCTCTCGGAGTTATAGAAAGCTTACTTTCCGAACTAATTGAAAATGAAGAAGATGAGGAAAAATTAGACAAACTTTGGAAGATTCAAAGGCAAACTAAAAGATTAAATAGAATAATTCAGCAAATTGAATATATCACAATGGCACAATTGGGACTTTATATACCAAGAAATGAAACTGTAAACGTTCAAAAATTAGTTTCAGAAGTGCTTGAAGATGTAGAACACATAAGGCAGAAAAAGAACATAAAGATAAATCTGAATATAGCCGAAAAAACCTTAGAAGCAGACATGTTTATTATTAGAACAATCTTAAAAAACTTGGTTTCAAATGCTCTGAAGTACTCATTTGAAAACTCACAAATTATCGTTGAAATCGACAAAGAAAAAATAATAGTTCAAGATTTTGGAATAGGAGTCCCAAATTCTGAAAAAGAGAAAGTTTTCAGCCGTTTTTACAGAAGTCAAACAGCAGTAAAGATGGCATCTGGTTCGGGACTTGGACTTGCTGTTGTAAAACACCTTTCAAATATCGCTGGTTACAAGATTGACTTTGAATCGCAGCACCTGATAGGTACAAAAGTAACAGTATGGATTAAAAAAGAATGATTCCGGATTCAGTCCGGAATTTTTTGTTAATAAACCACCCTCCACTAGTTTTTTTCATTAATCCTGTTGCACAGCACTTCACTCCTAAATCAATGCGTGTCACTCCTTTTCTATTTTCCTTCCACTTTTAGGTGATAGAATATACTCAGTGAGTGTAAATATACACAAGGAGGGTGGAAAAATGGAACTTGGTCTAAAAGAATGGATAGTCATGTTCTTGGCTGGAATATTTCTCTTCGTATTTTTGTTTGATGTACAAGAAGGAAAGCCTCAAAAAAATTTAGATGAAAAAAAACTAGTTCAACATGAAATTCAAGCGGTAAAACAATTCAAAATTTCGTGCATGAAACTAAATCTTAAACTGGATAACGAAGAAGAACGTATATATATGAACCCAGAATTAACCTTCGAAAATGACAAAACACAAGCCATTATTTCCGGAATTAGTGGAAATATCATCCTGGCTGGAAAAGAGATTAAGAGTCTCACCATTTCTTGCGTTTCTGCCGACATTTCTGGAAAAAGTACCGTTGAAGTAATCTATATTTCATGTACAAATGTGAATTTCAACAACTTTGTCATAAAAGCTGGCGGAAATGTCAAAATATCAGCCGCAGCTGTTCAAGGCAGTATTTACATAAGCGATGAAGTAAATGAAAATTTGTACTTTGATATATCAGCATCATCAAGCGATTTGGTTATCTTTCTCAGTCAGTCTGTAAAAGATAAAATTAGATTCACAGGTATCGTACCAAAGGTAGTGATTAAATAGTTCAAAACACTTCCCCACTTTCAAAAGAAGGAGGTTGATAGTATGTTAAAGCGTGTACTTACTGGGGCATTTTTGGTGATTCTACTTAGCATAGGACTGGCTTTTAGGTTTGGAGGCGGCGGTCCTGCGGTTTATTACTTCCCTGGCGGTACGTTTTTTGCAGATTTCAAAAACATTAACGTGCCAATCGTTGAAATCCAAACATTTGATAACGGTATCATCGCATTTGGTGGATACGGTTATGGTGGTATTCCAGGGGGGATGTACAATGGAGGCTATGGTTTTGGCGGAGAGAAAGAATACACAACAAGTTCTGGAACATACAGAGTGACAGTTAGTGGTGGATTTGGTGGCGGCATGAAAAAAATCAATTTCAACAATTTTTCTTTAACTGCCGCACTTGGTATCGGTGGTCTGGACTTGTCTATCGAAAAGAAAGTTAATGAGGGTAACACAAGTGTGACAAACCTTCAAAACGGTAACTTAGAAGGTTATCTTGGTGCAACAATAAGTTACTTTGCCATCAGTGCAGATCTTGGAATGGGGATTCAAGTATTTCCATTTATGGAATTACAAATTGGTGCCATTGCCTTTGTAGGTTATTCTTTCGATGGCTGGGTTATTAACAACAAGCCATTGACAGGTTTAACAAATGACTATAAGTTCTTACTCAATTATGCACTCTACGGAGGAATAGGTTTTGGATTCTAGAAAAAGAAAATTATTCATTCTATTTTTTGGAATTATGAGCACTTTGATAGTTTTTTCAAATAGTTTAGAGATCGCTTTGGAGGGTGCTTCCTTACTAAAAAAAAGTAAGGACACCCTTTTTCCGTTAAACATATTATTCTACTATGTAGGGATATCTCAACTTTCAAATGCTGTATCTTCGGATCCAACTAACCTTGACGTTAGACTGGTCAGAGCAAGCGCTATATTTGACTTTGTCGAAAACAATCCCATAGCTCAAGACATTGTTCAAGAAGATCTGGAGTTTTTCTTGCTTTTTAAAGATAGGTATAAGTACTCTTCCAAAATCAGTTTAGATGTGGTCTACTACATGTTATGCTACGTGTATGCATTGAAAAAAGATTACCCAAAAATGTATTTTTACCTTGACAAACTCAGTAAAGAACAACAAGCAAACACCTTTATCGAAAAGTTGAAACTCAGATTTCCAAAGATAATCAATAAATAGGTGATATATATGATAATAAAGAAATTAAACAACAACTTCCGAAAATGGTTAATAATTGAACTACTGGGACTTTCCATTTTCATAATCTTTCTTTTCGTTGTAAATTTCAAAAGTTTCTTAGCACCTTTTATGATGTCTGTGGTGCTTGTAAATCTCTCAGCTATTTTATTTAACTTATTCAGAAAAATTTACGAAAACCAAAGAAATTTGACAAAAAAGATAACTTTAGACATCCTTAATGTCTGTTACTCATTATTCCTATGCATAAATTCCTTGATCAGTTTACTAAACATTTTAGCATTTCGTCGAAATCGCTTGTATGCTGAAAATCTGTTTACTTTAGTACTCTTAGTAATCTCTGTCATATTTGCCTTGTATGTTCTTAGACTCAAACAAGCTATAGAATTAGAAAGAGCAAATAGGCAGTCGTTGGAAAATTACACAAAATTTCTAAAATCTCAATTCGACCCACACTTTTTGTTCAATGTACTAAATTCACTCGCAGAATTAGTTAGAAAATCACCGGAAGAATCTGAAAAAGTAATAATACACTTATCAGAGTATTACCGAGCTATACTCAAAAGTCCACAAATGTGGAGTATTTCAGAGGAGATAGAATTCATAAAAAAATACATAGAATTACAAAAGAGCATATTAACCGATATAGCATTTGATTACAGTATCTCTTCATCGATACTATCGAATGATATCAAAATACCAGCTTTCATCTTACAACCATTGGTGGAAAATGCTATTAAATACGGTATACGAAAAAACTTAGGTGGATTCATCAAAATCTCAGTTGACAAGAACGATAATGAAATAAGGATAGATATAGAAAATAACGTTTCAGAAAAAGTAGAGCGCATCACCTTCGGTAGTGGCTTAACAATAACTTTCGAAAGATTGAAGTTACACTCAAATGGAATCTTACAATGGAACTATTCACCGAACAAAAGTAGTATAACCTTTACAGTAAAGATACCTCTGCAAAATAACAAAAAATACAAATAAGGAGGGCGGATAATGCTCACATGCGCCATCGTAGATGATGAAAAATTGGCTGTTGAAAGGTTGGTTAGACTATTAGATGAAATAAGTGAAGATATACAAGAAAATATACAAATTCTCTTTACAGCAAACTCCGCAGAAGAATTCGACGAAAAGATAAAGAAACACTCGCCAGACCTTTTACTTCTTGATATCAGACTTGTTAACAAACTTATTTTCGAAGTATTTGAAGACACAATCAAGAAAATCGATTACAATCCTTACATTGTACTTGTAACAGCGTATGACGAATACGCCATTAAGGCATTTGAAAACGGTGCAATTGATTACGTACTCAAACCAGTTTCAAAAGAAAGGTTACAAAAAACTATTGAGCGAGTACTTAAAAATCGTCAATCTAACAAATCAAACGTTCTACAATATATAAAATCTCAACAAAAATTGAGCAAAATACCCATTAAATGCAAAGATGACATACTACTTTTAGACGTCGACGAAATAATTTACATCATGGCTGATAACAAAGATGTTTTGATAGTAACTAAAAATGGAGAGTACAAATATCACACTCAATTACACGTTCTTGAAGAAAAATTACAGCATCACGGATTTGTCAAAATTCATAAAAGTTACTTGATTTCGATAAACCATATTGAGAAAATCAAAAAATGGTTTGGAGGTAGTTACATAGTACAAATGAGCAACAAAGACGAGATAAAAATATCCAGAAAATATCAGGAAGAATTGTTCAAACAGATTGGCTATCATTGAGCGAAAAAATTTTCAACGTTAATTCTCTTTGTAAATATATCAAAAAACTGTACAGGTGTATGTACTAAGATTACAGTTTAGATCAACAGTTTTCCTAACCGAATCATAGGATTCTAAGCAATCTTGAATCTTTCAGTTTCCACTTTCCTTCCATATAAACTTCTCCGTCGTCAAGCTTCATAAATCTTGCATGCAATTCGTCATCGTTGGTTTCGATTATCATAACACTCTTTGGTGTGTTACCTTTCGGCAAAGAAGGACTACCCGGGTTCAAGATTACCTTACCTTCCAACTCTTGAATTTTTGAAATGTGTGTATGTCCGTGCACTAAAAAATGTACATTCTTGGATTTCAAAAATTCTCCAACATCATTTTCTTCAAAAACCTCGCCATGAACAAGGAATAAAATAAAATCTCCAAAATATTCCATACTTACCTTAGGTACCTCTGGAAGCTCAAGCACCTTTAAATCAACATCGGCATCGCAATTCCCTCTGATGTATGTAATATTGTATTTTTTCAATTTCTCAACTAACACTTTTGGATCATATCCATCTGGCAACGGATTTCTTGGGCCATGGTAAAGTACATCACCAAGATGGTATATTCCATCAAAATCGTTTAGATTAAACAGTTCTTCGATGGTTTGAAACGCTTTTACAGAACCATGCGTATCGCTTATAAATAAAAATTTCATACATTTAACCTCCTTTGCTTCTCAGAGCATGTTTCTGTATTTGTTTACGGTTCTTCTTGAGATATCTATCCCTATAGATCTTAGCAAAATTGCTAACTGATTATCTGTAAGTTTTGGATCCAACCTCAGAAGTTCTTTTATCTCTTCTTTCAATATTTCGCTACTTATTACCCTACCAAAGAACTGTCTTAAAAGTAACGTACCTCTTGGGGTACTAACATACTTATTTTTCACAGCTCTGCTAACCGTTGATATACTCAACCCTATATTTCTTGCAACATACCTCATAGTTAACAACTGTGGATACTTTCTGTAGCCTTTTAAAAAATACTCATTTGCACTTCTAAGTAATTCACAAATTCTTGTCAAAGTCTCTTCTCTCAATGCCAACGCTTTGGAAACAACCGGATCTTTTACCTCTATTTTTTTTACTTCAACATATTCAGGTGTCATTATCACGTCTGGAATTATGTATTCATCTTCCAAAGAAGAAAATTGATTTATCTCTTGGAAAAATTCCTCGTATATGGTATTAATAAGATTTTGAGCTTCTTCAACAGCCACACCAAATTCATCGCTTAATTCTTGTGCCGTTATTCTGATTTTACCTTTGCTATCTATATTGTAGATTATGTATTCTGCAATCTTTTCTTGCTCATCCGTCAAATTAAGAAATGGCAAGAGCATCTCAAGTTCGTGATGCAAGTCTTTCATCGACGTAAAATATTCTTCTCCAAACTCTGTGAGATATTCTTTGGAGCCGTAACGTTGCGCCAATAGATAAATTGGCGTCTCTAGTACTTGAAGGTATGTCTTCTCTACAGTGGTTAACAAGAGCTTTTGCTGAATCTTTGGACCTATTTCATTACCTTTAGACCTTTTGCTATCTGACATGCCAACACCACATTGCTCTTCAGAAGTTCGATATTTGCCTTCAAAGTTTTTCCGTTACTTAATTCAACTATTCTTGAAAGAAGGTATGGTGTTACTTGTTTTCCGACGATGCCTTTCTCAAAACATTCGTTGATTGCTTGCTGGATATAGCCTTGCACTTCCTTTTCTGAAATTGCATACTGACTTGGGATTGGATTGGCTACCAACAAAGCACCCTCAATTCCCAGATTCGTCTTTACCTTAAATATTTCTACAATTTCTTCTGGCGTTTCTACCTTATGTTCAATTGTATAGTCTGAAAGCCCTTCGTAGAACAAGGGAAACTTATCAGTCTTATATCCAACCACCGTTATTTGGAACGTTTCAAGAAATTCAATTGTTTTTCTAATATCAAGAATAGACTTACACCCTGCACTAACAACTATAACATTGCTTTTTGCCATCTCTGTAATATCCTGAGATACATCCCATTCGCCAATATGAACACCGCCAATACCACCTGTTGCAAATACATCTATACCAGCAATTTTCGCAATCCTCATAGTTGCGCTGACCGTAGTTGCAGCACTTTTCTTCATGCCAACAACATAAGGTATTTCCCTTGTACCAACTTTTAGTGGTTCATCATCGAGTAATTCCAAAATTTCTTCATGAGTCATACCAACGATAATATTACCTTTTAATATTCCTATAGTTGCCGGTATAACTCCCATTTCAAACGCAATTTGCTCAAGCAATTGAGCAGTTTCAATATTATGTGGATAAGGCAATCCATGTGCAATTAGCGTGCTTTCAAGTGCGACAATAGGTTTTCCTCTTTCTAGAGCCTCCTTTACCTTCCCGGAAATTATCATGCAAATCTCTCCTTTTCAAGTATTCACGGTGTTTAAAATTATTATAGCACTTTTCAAACAAGAAAAAACCTCGAGACTTTATCTCGAGGTTGATCGAAGCTTAAAATTTCGCAATTTCATTTTACACTGAAGGTTAAATAAAATTCTCCCAAATCTTTTATTTTCACATGCAAATCATAGTCACCAGAAGGTAACTTTCCCAAGGGAACGCTCTTAGTTGGCGTTGTAAAAGCTTGTGTTACCATGTCACCTTTTCCAGGTCTATAGAATACTCCCGTTATCGTTATCTTCCCCCTCTTACCGGCTACAGGATAAACAATATCCGGTTCATCCACTTCTATCCTGTATCCACCCGTTGGGAACGTACCAGCTATTATTTGAACTATCACCTCTTCATCTTTTGATGCAGTCATTCCGCTCGAAATCTCGGTAAAACCGGAAATTGTTCTTTGCAAGATTTTAACCATTGCTCCTCCAACCTCACCCGCTGAAGCTGTCGGTTCTGGAATAATATCACTTGTTGATGTTTTTTCTTCAGGAATTAGCTCATTATTGATATAAATTTTAAAATTCGCAGGACAAATAACGAGTATGTTCTTCATCCTTATGTACGATTTATCTCTGATCCCCTGAAACTCGTAGGAATACTCTTTCTTACCTTTCTCATCTACCAACCTTAATTTGAAATTCATAATACCTGTGCCCGGCTGAAAATACCAAGCCTTTACAATGTATCCTTTCCCTTCCAAGTCAGAGAACAGTTTAATATACTGAACATTAAACGTTTTACTCCCAGTTGATTTAAACAGAGCATCCGGAATTGAAACATCTATACTCCGAACTAAGATTTGCACTGGTTGCGAAAATACGCTTGTAAGCAGAACAAAAACCAAAAACGCTGAAATTCTCTTGTAAATAAAAACCACTCCTTTCATTTTTGTCGCTTTAAGCGCTGTTTTCGCTCATACATGATCTTATCTGCAATTGAATAAGCTTCGTCAAAATCTTTCATTACAGCGTATCCGTAAGAAAAACTCAATCCAAGCTCATTCTTAGAGGCGTTATAAATCCTGTTAATCATTGTATCAACATCTAAGGAAGTAGTTATAATACAAAACTCATCCCCACCTAGCCTTATAAAATAATCTTCACCTTGTCTTGTGTGTCTTTTCACAAGTTCTGCAAACTTCTTCAACAACTCATCTCCACGTATATGTCCATATTTATCATTAATTTCTTTGAAGTTATCCAAATCAAGCAGTACAAGTACCCCTTCGGTTTTGATATAATCAATTATCTTTCTGTTATACGCTCCGGTGAGCTTGTCAATCAAGTTTTCTCTCTCAAGAAATTTCTTCATCTCAGAAATAGTCTTGAATTTTTGAATTGTAAACGTGCCAATGTAAATCGAAAAGACAATTCTCCCATAAACTATTAGTAACTCATCTGGACTCACAGCAATAAGAACATATAACGTCTGAAGAGCGGTAAGTGCAAGAAATATGATTGGAAAATAGTACTGTTTCATTTTGTAACGAATAATAAGAAAGAGTGTGAGAAATATAAGAACTAATGCGTAAAGCTCGGTTATTACAACCAGGACATTCACAGTCTTTATCATAGGCGAAAGAAACAAAGCAGCCGCTAATATCGAAGGTGAAGCAACTAAGATTATCCTACGAAACCTTGGTACTTTGCGGTGAATAGATTCATTGAATCCAAAATAAATTAATGTTAAACCAAACACAGGAAAAACTATAGCCATTTTTTCATAAAAAAGGTAGGCTGTAACCGAACCAGATGTCTCTCTGTAGATAAACTGTATCAGTGAAAAACTTGTCATCAACATTGCAAAACCTATGTACAAATACATTTTTCTTTCTGGTGTATCAACTATTGAAAAAGCAAAAAGCAAGATGTAAGAAATTATCAAGGCGCTACCAACAGCAATTAGACTAATGTTGTTCCTTAAAATTTCTATCAACAATGCTTTACTCTTCGCTTTCCAAGAATTCAGAATGTATGGAAAGTAAGAAACGC
Proteins encoded in this region:
- a CDS encoding protease complex subunit PrcB family protein; protein product: MKGVVFIYKRISAFLVFVLLTSVFSQPVQILVRSIDVSIPDALFKSTGSKTFNVQYIKLFSDLEGKGYIVKAWYFQPGTGIMNFKLRLVDEKGKKEYSYEFQGIRDKSYIRMKNILVICPANFKIYINNELIPEEKTSTSDIIPEPTASAGEVGGAMVKILQRTISGFTEISSGMTASKDEEVIVQIIAGTFPTGGYRIEVDEPDIVYPVAGKRGKITITGVFYRPGKGDMVTQAFTTPTKSVPLGKLPSGDYDLHVKIKDLGEFYLTFSVK
- the pstB gene encoding phosphate ABC transporter ATP-binding protein PstB, encoding MNQRNSDFTEVVIEIKDLSAYYGPKKAVKNANLKVYKNKITAIMGPSGCGKSTLLRSINRINDLLPDFRVEGEILFHGKNIYDKDIDIYTLRRRIGMVFQKPTPFPMSIYDNIAYGLKLIGVNDKKEIKEKVKWALEKAALWGEVKDELEKNATRLSGGQQQRLCIARAIAIEPEVILFDEPTSALDPVATQKIESLIEELASEFTIIIVTHNIGQASRISDYTVFMYQGEIIEQNFTAEILRNPQHEITQQFLSGRIG
- a CDS encoding RNA polymerase subunit sigma-54, with protein sequence MSDSKRSKGNEIGPKIQQKLLLTTVEKTYLQVLETPIYLLAQRYGSKEYLTEFGEEYFTSMKDLHHELEMLLPFLNLTDEQEKIAEYIIYNIDSKGKIRITAQELSDEFGVAVEEAQNLINTIYEEFFQEINQFSSLEDEYIIPDVIMTPEYVEVKKIEVKDPVVSKALALREETLTRICELLRSANEYFLKGYRKYPQLLTMRYVARNIGLSISTVSRAVKNKYVSTPRGTLLLRQFFGRVISSEILKEEIKELLRLDPKLTDNQLAILLRSIGIDISRRTVNKYRNML
- the yfcE gene encoding phosphodiesterase, which gives rise to MKFLFISDTHGSVKAFQTIEELFNLNDFDGIYHLGDVLYHGPRNPLPDGYDPKVLVEKLKKYNITYIRGNCDADVDLKVLELPEVPKVSMEYFGDFILFLVHGEVFEENDVGEFLKSKNVHFLVHGHTHISKIQELEGKVILNPGSPSLPKGNTPKSVMIIETNDDELHARFMKLDDGEVYMEGKWKLKDSRLLRIL
- a CDS encoding HAMP domain-containing histidine kinase → MNEKTLEFLLDNIDECVFMLEGTTIVYENKLSREYFGESVGSNVFDFLIFEKSTVLVDAIHSKKSNSFEAKIFLNKKGGWHDFLVKYLAHINTLILKDLTFLKNVEEAKINMSVLISHELKNPLGVIESLLSELIENEEDEEKLDKLWKIQRQTKRLNRIIQQIEYITMAQLGLYIPRNETVNVQKLVSEVLEDVEHIRQKKNIKINLNIAEKTLEADMFIIRTILKNLVSNALKYSFENSQIIVEIDKEKIIVQDFGIGVPNSEKEKVFSRFYRSQTAVKMASGSGLGLAVVKHLSNIAGYKIDFESQHLIGTKVTVWIKKE
- the phoU gene encoding phosphate signaling complex protein PhoU encodes the protein MVEQRHHFEKEFSLLRAELVKMVSLVSDAVDMSSKAFENLDKSLAKKVIELDDEIDNLNREIENLVYEIIARFNPLGKDLRYVVAAMKLANNLERIADHACNFAERTVWITDNLPDFQPSLLIKEMFGVVINMLQKTVIAFSRRDINLAIETWKADDIVDGLDKRITTEIENIEPHTLVLYVLFSRDLERIADHLTNVCEEIVFIETGKELRSYL
- a CDS encoding response regulator transcription factor, which encodes MKILIVEDERILAESLQKALKTEGFDADVVHGINDMYRKLENNEYDLLLLDLMLPDGNAINEVQTIRNEFPETGIIIISAKNTDIDKILGIELGADDYVGKPFNPREVVARVKAYFRRTKGIKEVIRYGKLEIYPSDYVVTYNGQPVELTSKEFEILRLLAQRPDRVFSREEILEAVWTDEFEVFDRVVDVHINSLRKKLGKNWIVTVRGVGYKFSKKGDTQVSENE
- a CDS encoding LytTR family DNA-binding domain-containing protein yields the protein MLTCAIVDDEKLAVERLVRLLDEISEDIQENIQILFTANSAEEFDEKIKKHSPDLLLLDIRLVNKLIFEVFEDTIKKIDYNPYIVLVTAYDEYAIKAFENGAIDYVLKPVSKERLQKTIERVLKNRQSNKSNVLQYIKSQQKLSKIPIKCKDDILLLDVDEIIYIMADNKDVLIVTKNGEYKYHTQLHVLEEKLQHHGFVKIHKSYLISINHIEKIKKWFGGSYIVQMSNKDEIKISRKYQEELFKQIGYH
- a CDS encoding pseudouridine-5'-phosphate glycosidase codes for the protein MIISGKVKEALERGKPIVALESTLIAHGLPYPHNIETAQLLEQIAFEMGVIPATIGILKGNIIVGMTHEEILELLDDEPLKVGTREIPYVVGMKKSAATTVSATMRIAKIAGIDVFATGGIGGVHIGEWDVSQDITEMAKSNVIVVSAGCKSILDIRKTIEFLETFQITVVGYKTDKFPLFYEGLSDYTIEHKVETPEEIVEIFKVKTNLGIEGALLVANPIPSQYAISEKEVQGYIQQAINECFEKGIVGKQVTPYLLSRIVELSNGKTLKANIELLKSNVVLACQIAKGLKVMK
- a CDS encoding GGDEF domain-containing protein produces the protein MKVRRLNFLRGGVYFPILISFLMSILLFFVIHLSFEIATSPEGIVLSKWNVKLPFYRQLTKPSFLELKTEFNLDGNKNDLSIIFPKVIGNRLEVYVNKHFICAFGDKSGNIWPKALVVELPESVLKDKNEISLILHGTVGYGVSYFPYILNSWKAKSKALLIEILRNNISLIAVGSALIISYILLFAFSIVDTPERKMYLYIGFAMLMTSFSLIQFIYRETSGSVTAYLFYEKMAIVFPVFGLTLIYFGFNESIHRKVPRFRRIILVASPSILAAALFLSPMIKTVNVLVVITELYALVLIFLTLFLIIRYKMKQYYFPIIFLALTALQTLYVLIAVSPDELLIVYGRIVFSIYIGTFTIQKFKTISEMKKFLERENLIDKLTGAYNRKIIDYIKTEGVLVLLDLDNFKEINDKYGHIRGDELLKKFAELVKRHTRQGEDYFIRLGGDEFCIITTSLDVDTMINRIYNASKNELGLSFSYGYAVMKDFDEAYSIADKIMYERKQRLKRQK
- a CDS encoding histidine kinase, with protein sequence MIIKKLNNNFRKWLIIELLGLSIFIIFLFVVNFKSFLAPFMMSVVLVNLSAILFNLFRKIYENQRNLTKKITLDILNVCYSLFLCINSLISLLNILAFRRNRLYAENLFTLVLLVISVIFALYVLRLKQAIELERANRQSLENYTKFLKSQFDPHFLFNVLNSLAELVRKSPEESEKVIIHLSEYYRAILKSPQMWSISEEIEFIKKYIELQKSILTDIAFDYSISSSILSNDIKIPAFILQPLVENAIKYGIRKNLGGFIKISVDKNDNEIRIDIENNVSEKVERITFGSGLTITFERLKLHSNGILQWNYSPNKSSITFTVKIPLQNNKKYK